A region from the uncultured Bacteroides sp. genome encodes:
- a CDS encoding DUF6377 domain-containing protein → MKRLAFLLLICIVTLNAYALNLFSHNELKKYEKQLNALDSLLKEKDVFVAAKKERILQLKKQKGKAQTNAELYMMNKLIYGEYRLYNADSALYYLEKNKELARQTNNKEWMITSQLEQSFVLMSTGLLKEALDIVHGIQVSNLSRSLRSKYYGQMRALYSRLRDYSNGNSKLWHKYDDLQRIYRDSVCVTATPDESRYLNNMVWKYIGTPEVAHFKYILEQKIASFSPDTRYYVVMAYNLASIYKYEGNENKYLQYLILSAMADIRTVNGDISSLQELAEYLFSHGDIDRAHTYVNYYSQNAQTYQNRVRFISASNLQKAIQQAYQERNRRQQQRLSIFLIIVSILSVVLIGAFLFIRRQMRRLAESRRKLDEVNKLLNKHMQNLSDAHRRLEETNAQLKDLNDKLKEVNVELFEANDTKEKYIAYVFNICSTYISKLEEYRKNINRKLRVGQIEDARMLTDSSAMETNELKEFYQNFDKIVLNLYPDFVKNFNSLLLPEERIELKDGELLNTELRIHALVRLGITDSGKIADFLHCSPQTIYNSRFKTRNKATIPKEEFMHAIKGIGKHKI, encoded by the coding sequence ATGAAACGGCTTGCTTTTTTACTGCTGATATGTATTGTCACTCTCAATGCATATGCTTTGAATTTGTTTTCTCACAACGAATTGAAAAAGTATGAGAAGCAATTGAATGCTTTGGACAGTTTGTTAAAAGAAAAAGATGTATTTGTGGCCGCCAAAAAAGAGCGGATTCTGCAACTGAAAAAACAGAAGGGAAAAGCGCAAACCAATGCGGAGCTTTATATGATGAATAAGTTGATTTATGGTGAATATCGATTATATAATGCCGATTCAGCCCTGTATTACCTCGAAAAAAATAAAGAGTTGGCTCGACAGACTAATAATAAGGAATGGATGATAACCTCTCAACTGGAGCAATCATTCGTGCTCATGAGTACCGGTTTACTAAAAGAAGCACTTGATATAGTGCATGGGATACAAGTATCCAACCTTTCTCGTTCTTTGCGTTCAAAGTATTATGGACAAATGCGTGCACTGTATTCTCGATTACGCGACTATTCGAATGGAAATTCCAAACTGTGGCACAAATATGATGATTTACAAAGGATTTATAGAGATTCAGTCTGTGTTACTGCTACTCCGGATGAATCGCGCTATTTGAATAATATGGTGTGGAAATACATTGGAACTCCCGAAGTGGCTCATTTCAAGTACATTCTAGAACAGAAGATAGCTTCTTTTTCGCCTGATACACGATATTATGTGGTGATGGCTTATAACTTGGCTTCCATATATAAGTATGAAGGAAATGAAAATAAATATCTGCAATATCTTATTCTCTCGGCTATGGCCGATATCAGGACGGTAAACGGTGATATTAGTTCTTTGCAAGAATTGGCCGAGTATCTCTTTTCACACGGAGATATAGATCGGGCCCATACATATGTTAACTACTATTCGCAAAATGCTCAAACATATCAAAATCGCGTACGCTTTATTTCTGCTTCCAACCTTCAAAAAGCCATTCAGCAAGCTTACCAGGAACGAAACAGACGGCAACAGCAGCGTCTCAGCATTTTCCTGATTATAGTCAGTATTTTATCTGTGGTGCTTATTGGTGCATTCCTCTTCATACGGCGGCAAATGAGGCGCTTGGCTGAGTCGAGAAGAAAGCTGGATGAGGTGAACAAGCTCTTGAACAAGCACATGCAGAATCTTTCCGATGCACATAGGCGGTTGGAAGAAACGAACGCTCAGTTGAAAGATCTTAATGACAAGCTGAAAGAGGTGAATGTAGAGTTGTTTGAAGCCAATGATACCAAAGAGAAGTACATAGCATATGTGTTCAATATATGCTCCACCTACATCAGTAAATTGGAAGAATACCGCAAGAACATTAACCGTAAGCTGAGAGTGGGGCAAATAGAAGATGCTAGGATGTTGACGGACTCTTCGGCGATGGAAACCAATGAACTCAAGGAATTTTATCAGAATTTTGATAAGATTGTCCTTAACTTATATCCTGATTTTGTGAAAAACTTTAATAGTTTGTTATTGCCCGAAGAACGGATTGAACTCAAAGACGGAGAGCTTTTGAATACTGAATTACGCATTCATGCATTGGTACGCCTCGGCATTACGGATAGTGGAAAAATTGCGGACTTCCTGCATTGCTCTCCGCAGACCATTTACAACAGTCGATTCAAGACCAGAAATAAGGCTACCATTCCCAAAGAAGAATTCATGCATGCAATCAAGGGGATAGGAAAACATAAAATATAA
- the iadA gene encoding beta-aspartyl-peptidase, with amino-acid sequence MFKLIKNANLYAPQSLGMNDVLLAGEKIALIDRNIEIAGFSVEAIDACGQIVTPGFIDQHVHIIGGGGQTGYASLAPDVTMSELVACGTTCVVGLLGTDGFVKELTTLYAKTKALEADGLSAYMLTSFYGLPPKTLMDSVANDLIFIDKVIGCKLAMSDDRSAFPEELEILRLINQVRLGGFTSGKGGILHIHLGALLEGISLLLNIARKYPTLISYLSPTHLIRTETLFYQAIEFACLGGMVDFSTGGTKFDAPHRCVLKALEKGVPIDRITFSSDGHGGVRRVDPDTGKTTYTPAPLHLNLQEMTLLVKEGQLPLEQALTLITTNPAHNLKLLGKGRIAPGCDADLCFLDSSLNLIGVIARGEIVMKDKQIVKKGKYEL; translated from the coding sequence ATGTTTAAGCTCATAAAAAACGCCAACCTGTATGCACCACAAAGCTTAGGAATGAATGATGTTTTGCTGGCGGGGGAGAAAATAGCTCTGATAGATCGGAACATTGAAATAGCCGGTTTTTCTGTCGAGGCCATAGACGCATGCGGACAAATAGTTACTCCCGGCTTTATAGACCAACATGTGCATATCATTGGCGGAGGCGGGCAAACTGGCTATGCTTCGCTGGCACCTGATGTTACGATGAGTGAATTGGTGGCTTGCGGCACTACTTGTGTAGTGGGGCTACTTGGTACGGATGGTTTTGTAAAAGAACTTACGACTCTTTATGCTAAAACCAAAGCACTTGAAGCAGACGGATTGTCGGCTTATATGTTGACCAGTTTCTATGGACTGCCACCGAAAACTTTGATGGACAGCGTGGCTAATGATCTTATTTTCATTGATAAAGTGATTGGCTGTAAACTGGCGATGAGTGATGATCGCAGTGCTTTTCCCGAAGAATTGGAAATATTGAGGTTGATAAATCAGGTACGTTTGGGGGGATTTACCTCTGGCAAAGGAGGAATTTTGCACATTCATCTTGGCGCCCTGCTGGAAGGCATTTCTCTTTTATTGAACATAGCCCGGAAATATCCCACACTTATATCTTACCTCTCACCTACACATTTGATACGAACGGAAACATTATTTTATCAGGCAATTGAATTTGCGTGTCTGGGAGGAATGGTCGATTTTTCTACCGGAGGGACTAAGTTCGACGCTCCTCATCGTTGTGTACTCAAAGCTTTGGAAAAAGGAGTACCGATAGATCGGATTACTTTTTCGAGCGATGGTCACGGAGGGGTACGTCGGGTGGATCCGGATACTGGAAAGACAACATATACTCCGGCTCCCCTGCATCTTAACTTGCAGGAAATGACATTACTCGTAAAAGAAGGACAACTTCCGCTGGAGCAGGCATTAACCCTTATTACCACTAATCCGGCACACAATTTGAAATTGCTGGGAAAAGGACGTATTGCACCGGGTTGTGATGCTGATTTGTGTTTTCTCGATAGTTCATTGAACTTAATTGGTGTCATTGCTCGCGGAGAAATCGTAATGAAAGACAAACAAATCGTCAAAAAAGGAAAATACGAATTATGA
- a CDS encoding RagB/SusD family nutrient uptake outer membrane protein, with protein sequence MKKFKYIIIALMAFLIAGCNESSFLEENPHDSLYPENLLVDYTGFQSMVTSLYGMMRNEYRRADAMGGSLPLVLHSAWGCGVDNSWSNNSSSEFKFYYYPKYIKQTDLTIFENIFEWCYQIINTSNMIISRAESSNVDWQGNETNKNKIVAQARFFRAWAYRHLTYSFGAVPLSTEEITGLNYRNDWERNSVAEIRSVMEQDLLFAVENLPLREENNSMISGAMARHYLGELYLAMDKPDEAEKILKPLVEGSEYGLITSRFGSNASNSGCPFIDVFRTPMYADGNTEVLFAFVNTEPENSSFGTAEIYMKSTYKNYYSNDGVINKSNLLAPEYISGEATWPQVFWMNNGGKGAGRCVPSRGSLRLYNYKDQGTKDDRISDYVMVWSINEKNADGKIVEFRNNGKMVIDTIVSQTMIDDNKTTIKKYNWPTTRKWDYTPPLMANGDKDGCYQDIVYLRLADTYLLYAEALYNERQYGEAIKWINKVRNRSNAVSITESDLEAGGLDLILDERSRELLSEEERRHTLIRVSQEDGGDERNINNYFKRRTRQLNEITGRDARGMNDYDTPVLFPIPQDFIDSNTGRVLENNPGY encoded by the coding sequence ATGAAAAAGTTTAAATATATAATTATAGCGTTGATGGCGTTTCTTATTGCCGGATGCAATGAAAGCAGTTTTTTGGAAGAGAATCCGCACGATTCACTTTATCCGGAGAATTTATTGGTGGACTATACAGGTTTCCAATCTATGGTGACATCTCTCTACGGGATGATGCGTAATGAATATCGCCGTGCCGATGCAATGGGAGGTAGTCTACCATTGGTATTGCATTCGGCATGGGGTTGTGGAGTAGATAATTCTTGGAGTAATAATTCGAGTAGCGAATTTAAATTTTATTATTATCCGAAATACATCAAACAGACAGATCTTACTATTTTCGAGAATATTTTCGAATGGTGTTACCAGATCATCAACACATCTAACATGATTATTTCACGGGCCGAGAGCTCAAATGTAGACTGGCAAGGGAATGAAACGAATAAAAATAAGATTGTGGCACAGGCTCGTTTCTTCCGTGCATGGGCCTATCGTCATCTGACTTATTCTTTTGGGGCAGTGCCTCTGTCTACGGAAGAAATTACAGGTCTGAATTATCGTAACGACTGGGAACGCAATTCCGTAGCCGAAATACGTAGTGTGATGGAACAGGATTTGCTCTTTGCTGTAGAAAACCTACCTCTACGTGAAGAAAATAACAGTATGATATCGGGAGCCATGGCACGGCACTATCTGGGAGAATTATATCTGGCAATGGACAAACCGGATGAAGCGGAAAAAATATTGAAACCATTAGTAGAAGGTAGTGAGTATGGCCTGATTACTTCCCGTTTCGGCTCGAACGCGAGCAATTCGGGCTGCCCGTTTATTGATGTGTTCCGCACTCCGATGTATGCCGACGGAAATACGGAAGTGTTATTCGCTTTTGTCAATACCGAACCTGAAAACAGTTCTTTTGGTACGGCTGAAATATATATGAAGAGCACGTACAAAAACTATTATTCTAATGACGGTGTAATCAACAAAAGTAATCTTTTAGCTCCGGAATATATCAGCGGAGAAGCTACTTGGCCTCAGGTGTTCTGGATGAATAATGGTGGTAAAGGAGCCGGGCGTTGCGTTCCTTCCAGAGGTTCGCTTCGCTTGTATAACTATAAAGATCAAGGAACAAAGGATGATCGTATTTCAGATTATGTGATGGTATGGAGTATTAATGAGAAAAATGCCGATGGCAAGATCGTTGAGTTTCGTAATAATGGCAAAATGGTTATTGACACCATTGTTAGCCAGACCATGATCGATGATAATAAAACAACAATTAAGAAATATAACTGGCCGACCACACGTAAATGGGATTATACGCCTCCTCTTATGGCAAACGGTGACAAAGATGGTTGCTATCAAGACATTGTGTACTTACGCTTGGCAGATACGTACCTGCTGTATGCCGAAGCTTTGTATAATGAAAGGCAATATGGTGAAGCCATTAAATGGATTAATAAAGTGCGTAATCGTTCCAATGCTGTTAGTATAACTGAAAGCGATCTGGAGGCCGGGGGGCTAGATCTGATACTGGATGAGCGTAGCCGTGAATTGCTTTCTGAAGAAGAACGCCGTCACACGCTAATTCGTGTGAGTCAGGAGGACGGTGGAGACGAACGGAATATAAATAATTATTTTAAACGCCGTACCCGTCAACTTAATGAAATCACGGGACGAGATGCACGAGGTATGAATGATTATGATACTCCTGTGTTATTCCCGATTCCTCAAGATTTCATCGATTCGAATACGGGACGTGTGCTAGAAAATAATCCTGGATATTAA
- the dcuC gene encoding C4-dicarboxylate transporter DcuC, with the protein MSAIAFVLSLIVIAIAAVYLYRKLNPQGVLLLAGLAMLILALLLHIQPVVPAKPTGSVVFDLIKVVEETFITNFSRAGMMIMVIGGYVAFMNHIEATNALVHISMKPLGFFRRYPYLAATIAIPIGQMLFITTPSAAGLGLLLVASVYPVLINLGVSKLTALSVIAAATLFDQGPGSANTALAAELVGNTNVEYFIIHQLPLVIPTTLVVMTLFYLNNRYFDIKDKKRQKNVSTTQPELETLKYNVPLIFAILPVLPLILLIIFSPYVGLFDPPITLGTTGSMIFSLFVSLVFVICRMRSIRKTIDTLSSFWKGMGNVFASIITLIVASEIFSKGLISLGFIDLLVSYSTHMGLSGIAIAVVFALIIFSAAMLMGSGNAAFFSFGPLLPGVAGQLSLPVYSLVLPLQLAASMGRAASPIAGIIVAIALVAGVSPIELAKRNTLPLIGSIIFLIVYYFFIS; encoded by the coding sequence ATGTCAGCCATAGCTTTCGTGTTATCATTGATAGTCATTGCCATTGCCGCCGTTTATTTATATCGGAAACTTAATCCGCAAGGCGTTTTGTTACTGGCAGGGTTGGCAATGTTGATTTTGGCGCTACTTCTCCATATTCAACCGGTTGTGCCCGCAAAGCCAACAGGAAGTGTTGTCTTTGATCTAATAAAAGTGGTGGAGGAAACCTTTATTACTAATTTTTCCCGTGCCGGAATGATGATTATGGTTATTGGGGGATATGTGGCATTTATGAACCATATAGAAGCAACCAATGCGTTGGTGCATATCTCAATGAAGCCATTGGGCTTTTTCCGGCGTTATCCTTATCTGGCCGCAACCATTGCCATTCCCATTGGTCAGATGTTATTCATTACCACTCCATCAGCAGCAGGCTTGGGGTTGCTGTTGGTGGCTTCCGTATATCCGGTTCTCATTAACCTCGGAGTCAGTAAACTGACGGCTTTGTCGGTTATTGCTGCAGCAACTCTTTTTGATCAGGGACCCGGCTCAGCCAATACAGCTCTGGCTGCAGAACTTGTGGGCAATACGAATGTGGAGTATTTTATCATCCATCAACTTCCGTTGGTTATCCCGACAACGCTGGTTGTGATGACCTTGTTTTATTTGAACAATAGGTATTTTGATATAAAAGACAAAAAAAGACAAAAAAATGTAAGCACCACACAGCCGGAATTAGAAACGTTGAAATACAATGTGCCGTTGATATTTGCTATATTACCGGTGCTACCGCTAATACTTCTGATTATATTTTCACCTTACGTAGGCTTGTTTGATCCTCCGATTACTTTGGGCACTACTGGATCTATGATTTTTTCTCTCTTTGTGTCCCTCGTATTTGTTATCTGCCGTATGCGGAGTATTCGTAAAACAATAGATACTTTAAGTAGTTTCTGGAAAGGAATGGGAAATGTTTTCGCTAGTATTATCACGCTGATCGTGGCATCTGAAATCTTTTCAAAAGGACTTATCAGTCTGGGCTTTATTGATTTACTGGTGAGTTATTCTACACATATGGGGCTGTCGGGAATAGCTATTGCAGTTGTTTTTGCCCTCATTATTTTTAGTGCAGCGATGCTCATGGGAAGTGGGAATGCAGCTTTTTTCTCTTTCGGACCTCTACTACCGGGTGTTGCGGGACAATTAAGCCTACCTGTCTATTCATTGGTATTGCCCCTGCAATTGGCTGCTAGTATGGGACGAGCAGCTTCGCCGATAGCGGGTATCATTGTTGCTATAGCTCTTGTAGCAGGTGTTTCGCCTATCGAATTGGCAAAACGAAATACTTTGCCTCTTATAGGGAGTATCATTTTCTTAATTGTATATTATTTTTTTATCTCATAA
- a CDS encoding TonB-dependent receptor, whose product MKNKRKARSSFKLSFVFSLLMLFFSVNVFAQQISVTGTVKDEQGEPIIGTNVVVKGTTIGGITDMEGQFSLSGVKDGSILEISFIGYLAQDIKVNGRKPIAIILKEDTKTLDEVVVVGYGVQRKSDMTGAVASVNAKTLEGRPQPNLIQSLQGAVPGLNISVTGSNAEGSSTTTRIRGDNSITADNKPLIILDGIPFDGPWSEINPNDVQSIEVLKDASSAAIYGSRGSNGVILITSKRGSKERLTISYDTYITIDTPINIPRLMNGEEFWKYKIEALEEANTTTPTEDNPEPWLGSITSTEQRMHDEGKSTDWVDLATQNGFKQQHNISFRGGANKTNYFISMNYTDVKGIAVNNKFKRYNFRFNLDQEFTSWLKYSTTTQMGRYDRGGSSASFSRAFQMNPLAEAYDSDGSIRAAAWEDSSEAFSVNPLSSLNNKSSDIRVKVITNNALDIKLPFLPGFSYKFNTGYTYQNSSWKQYQGMDTYYGARSNGILNTDDWNSSEWIIENIINYTQEFGKHRIFFTGLYSAQSKQQEGNTMEGKDFPNDVMYYYQISKSGTMSASSNYTKQNHISQMARLNYTYDDRYLLTLTARRDGFSAFGKDSKFGIFPSMAVGWNISNEKFFKEKGIGKMISNLKYRLSWGRNGNEAVSAYTTLPNLSTFNYLKDDHTPSYGFYPSKLASPSLGWETTESINTGLDFSLLNGRIQGTFDTYWSETSNMLLNRSIPTINGTGNITENIGKTKNHGFEFQITSNNINKKDFSWSTTFNLSHYQTEIVDVGLYDENGKPMDDIASRWFIGKPINVNYDYRFTGIWQIADPSNPKGQQDPNYRYSIPGYMKYDDKDGINDITTADKQIIGSAIPKVIMGMMNTFQYKNISLSVFLNAQLGQTARNYLLDVSTNSYRQNRLMANFWTPENPINSYPKNSLDTSVNPVDAGFYEKTDFLRLQDVTLSYRVPEHWLQKTTLKRLEVYMNVKNLATWTSWGGLDPEFISDQRSTPQVRSLTFGLKLDL is encoded by the coding sequence ATGAAGAACAAGCGAAAAGCAAGAAGCTCATTCAAACTAAGTTTTGTTTTTAGCCTCTTGATGTTATTCTTTTCGGTGAATGTATTTGCGCAACAGATATCCGTCACCGGAACAGTGAAAGATGAACAGGGAGAGCCCATTATCGGAACAAATGTCGTTGTCAAGGGAACGACTATCGGAGGTATTACGGATATGGAAGGACAGTTTTCACTCTCTGGGGTAAAAGACGGCTCTATATTGGAAATTTCTTTTATAGGCTACTTGGCACAAGATATTAAAGTGAATGGGAGGAAGCCTATTGCCATTATTCTAAAAGAAGATACCAAAACGTTGGATGAAGTGGTGGTGGTAGGTTACGGCGTTCAGCGTAAATCTGATATGACTGGTGCCGTGGCTTCTGTCAATGCCAAAACATTGGAAGGCCGTCCGCAACCTAACCTTATTCAGTCACTACAGGGGGCAGTTCCGGGACTTAATATCTCTGTGACGGGTAGTAACGCAGAAGGCTCTTCTACAACGACCCGCATTCGCGGTGACAATTCCATCACTGCTGATAACAAACCTTTGATTATTTTGGATGGCATTCCTTTCGATGGACCATGGTCGGAAATCAATCCGAATGACGTTCAGTCTATCGAAGTACTGAAAGATGCTTCTTCGGCTGCTATTTACGGATCGAGAGGTTCAAATGGTGTCATCCTGATAACTTCCAAAAGAGGTAGCAAGGAACGACTCACAATATCGTATGATACATACATCACCATAGATACGCCTATTAATATTCCTCGGTTGATGAATGGAGAGGAATTCTGGAAGTATAAAATAGAAGCATTAGAAGAAGCTAATACCACTACGCCGACGGAAGATAATCCGGAGCCTTGGCTGGGATCTATAACTTCTACGGAGCAACGGATGCATGATGAAGGGAAATCAACGGACTGGGTGGATTTGGCGACCCAAAACGGTTTTAAGCAACAGCACAATATATCTTTTCGGGGAGGCGCAAATAAAACAAACTATTTTATATCAATGAACTATACAGATGTAAAAGGCATTGCGGTGAATAATAAATTTAAGCGTTACAACTTTCGCTTCAATCTGGATCAGGAATTTACTTCTTGGTTAAAATATTCAACTACTACTCAAATGGGTCGATATGACCGTGGCGGTAGTAGTGCATCCTTTTCGAGAGCTTTTCAAATGAATCCCTTGGCAGAGGCTTACGATAGCGATGGCAGCATTCGTGCGGCGGCTTGGGAAGACTCCAGTGAAGCATTCTCCGTAAATCCATTAAGTAGTCTCAATAACAAGTCAAGTGACATTCGTGTTAAGGTTATCACTAACAATGCATTGGATATCAAGTTGCCCTTCCTTCCCGGATTCAGTTATAAGTTCAATACCGGATATACTTATCAGAATAGCTCTTGGAAACAATATCAAGGGATGGATACTTACTACGGGGCACGCTCTAACGGCATTTTGAATACAGACGATTGGAATTCTTCGGAATGGATTATTGAAAATATCATTAATTATACCCAAGAGTTTGGTAAACACCGTATATTCTTTACCGGACTTTATTCTGCCCAAAGTAAGCAACAAGAAGGCAATACCATGGAGGGTAAAGACTTCCCAAATGATGTGATGTACTATTATCAGATATCGAAATCCGGTACCATGTCGGCTAGTTCCAACTATACTAAGCAGAATCATATTTCACAGATGGCACGTCTGAACTATACTTATGATGATCGTTATCTGCTTACTTTGACGGCACGCCGGGACGGTTTCTCGGCTTTCGGAAAAGATTCTAAATTTGGTATATTTCCCTCGATGGCTGTCGGATGGAACATTTCAAATGAGAAGTTCTTTAAAGAAAAAGGCATCGGCAAGATGATAAGTAACCTGAAGTATCGCTTGTCATGGGGACGAAATGGCAATGAGGCTGTAAGCGCATATACTACGCTGCCTAACCTATCAACTTTCAATTATTTGAAAGATGACCATACCCCGAGTTATGGTTTCTATCCTTCCAAACTGGCATCTCCTTCTCTGGGTTGGGAAACAACGGAATCCATCAATACCGGTTTGGATTTTTCTTTGCTGAACGGGCGCATTCAGGGAACATTCGACACGTATTGGTCGGAGACCAGCAATATGCTGTTGAACCGTTCCATTCCTACCATTAACGGTACGGGTAACATTACCGAAAATATCGGGAAAACCAAGAATCATGGTTTTGAGTTTCAGATAACATCGAATAATATTAATAAAAAAGATTTCAGCTGGTCAACTACATTTAATCTGTCGCACTATCAAACAGAAATTGTGGATGTGGGCCTATATGATGAAAATGGTAAACCGATGGATGATATTGCTTCTAGGTGGTTCATTGGCAAACCGATAAATGTTAACTATGACTATCGCTTTACTGGCATTTGGCAGATTGCCGATCCGTCAAATCCAAAGGGACAACAAGATCCTAACTATCGCTATTCTATCCCGGGATACATGAAATATGATGATAAGGATGGCATTAACGATATCACCACTGCAGACAAACAAATTATCGGTTCAGCTATTCCGAAAGTAATCATGGGCATGATGAATACATTTCAATACAAGAATATATCGCTGAGTGTCTTCTTGAACGCCCAATTGGGACAGACTGCACGTAACTATTTGCTGGATGTTTCTACAAATTCTTATCGGCAAAACCGTTTGATGGCGAATTTCTGGACGCCGGAAAATCCGATCAATTCTTATCCGAAGAATTCGCTCGATACATCTGTAAATCCTGTGGATGCAGGTTTCTATGAGAAGACAGATTTTCTGCGCTTACAAGATGTGACCCTGTCTTATCGAGTGCCCGAACACTGGCTACAGAAGACAACGTTGAAGCGCTTGGAGGTATATATGAATGTTAAGAATCTGGCAACCTGGACAAGCTGGGGTGGACTTGATCCCGAATTTATCAGCGATCAACGCTCCACACCGCAGGTGCGCTCGTTAACTTTCGGACTGAAACTCGATTTATAA
- a CDS encoding smalltalk protein, translating to MKKLNLSMILKIVIAVASAVLGALGANVMS from the coding sequence ATGAAAAAGCTGAATTTGAGTATGATTTTGAAGATTGTCATTGCTGTTGCATCGGCGGTGCTGGGTGCTTTGGGCGCCAATGTCATGTCATAA
- a CDS encoding DUF4248 domain-containing protein: MSAINEERTFRIQSYGKSELAALYMPYVARKSAAETLRKWIAKIPGLTEALEQAGLLPTDRRYTPLQVKLIVDALGEP; this comes from the coding sequence ATGAGTGCAATAAACGAAGAGAGAACTTTCCGCATACAGAGCTACGGAAAATCGGAGCTGGCAGCATTGTACATGCCTTACGTAGCCCGCAAAAGCGCTGCCGAAACACTAAGAAAATGGATTGCCAAAATACCCGGACTCACCGAGGCATTGGAGCAAGCGGGATTGCTGCCTACAGACAGGAGATACACGCCTCTGCAAGTAAAACTTATTGTCGATGCATTGGGAGAGCCGTAG
- a CDS encoding HU family DNA-binding protein, with the protein MSVPVRRYQRNKLLGDKTSPKFYFLRQEPGSSKVSTIESIAQDIEASGALSAEDVTHTMKSFVRQLKKVLIEGNKVKVEGLGTFYITFSTTGTAVEKDCTVKNINRVNIRFAVDNSLRLANDTTAITRGGANNVSFYIKGETAPSSGGGSDDGGGGEEDPDA; encoded by the coding sequence ATGTCAGTACCTGTAAGGCGCTATCAGCGCAACAAACTGCTTGGCGACAAGACTTCGCCCAAGTTTTATTTCCTCCGACAGGAGCCGGGAAGCTCCAAAGTGTCCACCATTGAAAGCATCGCCCAAGACATTGAAGCCTCCGGTGCGCTCTCTGCCGAAGATGTGACGCACACCATGAAGTCGTTTGTGCGGCAGTTAAAGAAAGTGCTCATTGAGGGCAATAAGGTGAAGGTAGAGGGTCTGGGAACGTTCTACATCACTTTCAGCACCACGGGAACGGCGGTGGAGAAGGATTGCACGGTGAAGAATATCAATAGGGTAAATATCCGCTTTGCAGTGGATAATTCTCTTCGTTTGGCCAATGACACCACGGCTATCACTCGTGGAGGAGCCAATAATGTATCTTTTTATATCAAAGGCGAAACGGCTCCCTCTTCGGGCGGTGGCAGTGATGACGGTGGCGGCGGCGAGGAAGATCCCGACGCTTAA